One window of Magallana gigas chromosome 2, xbMagGiga1.1, whole genome shotgun sequence genomic DNA carries:
- the LOC105333161 gene encoding alpha-catulin isoform X3 yields MQASTCSVKGTSIQHLTSVDATSHTNSQQFAEKTAMVRAARQLLSAVTKVLLLADKVIVKQLLISKNKVSNTLNELYSVTTFTDFVNCFSQFGNEMVELAHLTGDRQNDLKSDKHRAQMGAARAVLEKSTMMLLPSCKVCLRHPDCETAKQNREGVFKLMRGALSMIHYIVMDEGAGQANGHVSPVHNGDSGIGLDNAHSACKAFKEFEDQVEMIRMTGVTASCKEKLTGALEILVETTQDFTDSAYTSHQHRESILQTCDRLKSEMSVLLRISKNQRNSNNPSPEMEKAILRTLTAAKSLNKQLQDTAMDQASELFKANEDHEILKHLKAAGGSGDQQRVAEMTVKFEEHMQQLEEVCKLFRHIATNEQLVIAAEHNEFVLKNLGPLSLLSAQTLSQYPGSKITQENLDMFADSWESQINDLSIMVKEINDVCQGRGEKPVYLSLPRPGICPAMPPKHGTNSRGLRPVKLDAEEQAKIAKLGLEMKLITSEMDAETDKWEEPDNDIVKRAKNMSSMAFSMYLFTRGEGPLKTTQDLFIQAEYFSEEGTKLYKTVRDFSDKVPLCVHREELMTNLERIPACCQQLHSILRTQTSGKTATFNKVDNAIQETKNLMNIIAKVVTTSFVCATKYNIDYRKSPGSSRRWRSSGEARSTASSDNESMYSSSMSDGLNKSSCSNKQFSASNTSLDRQPSGSNLDPSSH; encoded by the exons ATGCAG GCATCAACTTGCTCAGTAAAAG GCACCAGCATCCAACACCTGACATCAGTCGATGCCACATCACACACTAATAGCCAACAGTTTGCTGAGAAGACGGCCATGGTCAGGGCAGCTCGCCAGTTACTGTCAGCAGTCACCAAAGTCTTGCTCCTTGCTGATAAAGTCATTGTCAAGCAGCTTCTTATATCTAAGAACAAG GTATCCAATACCCTGAATGAGCTGTATTCTGTCACCACATTCACAGACTTTGTCAACTGCTTCTCACAGTTTGGGAACGAGATGGTGGAACTGGCCCATCTCACCGGAGATAGGCAGAAT GATTTGAAGAGTGATAAACACAGGGCCCAGATGGGAGCGGCCCGAGCTGTCCTGGAGAAATCCACCATGATGTTGCTGCCATCCTGTAAG GTCTGCCTAAGGCACCCCGACTGTGAGACAGCCAAGCAGAACAGGGAGGGAGTGTTTAAATTGATGAGAGGGGCCCTCAGCATGATTCACTACATTGTCATGGATGAGGGAGCGGGCCAGGCCAATGGCCATGTGTCACCGGTCCATAATGGGGATTCTGGGATAGGGCTTGACAATGCCCACTCTGCTTGTAAAGCTTTCAAAGAGTTTGAG GATCAGGTTGAGATGATTCGGATGACAGGTGTAACAGCAAGCTGTAAGGAGAAACTGACTGGTGCCTTAGAAATCCTAGTGGAGACCACTCAGGACTTCACAGACTCCGCTTACACCTCCCATCAGCACCGCGAGTCCATCCTACAGACCTGTGACAGGCTCAAGTCAGAAATGAGTGTCCTGCTCAGAATTAGTAAG AATCAGAGAAATTCCAACAATCCGAGTCCCGAGATGGAGAAGGCCATCTTAAGAACCCTAACTGCTGCTAAATCTCTCAACAAACAG CTCCAAGATACTGCGATGGACCAAGCCTCGGAACTTTTTAAAGCCAACGAGGATCACGAGATTCTGAAGCACTTGAAGGCTGCAGGGGGGAGCGGGGATCAGCAGAGAGTGGCAGAGATGACCGTCAAATTTGAAGAGCACATGCAACAGCTTGAGGAG GTGTGCAAATTATTCCGACACATTGCTACAAATGAACAGTTGGTTATCGCAGCAGAACACAATGAATTTGTGTTGAAGAACTTGGGACCACTG TCCCTGCTGTCAGCCCAGACCCTCTCCCAGTACCCCGGCAGTAAGATCACCCAGGAGAATCTGGACATGTTCGCTGACTCCTGGGAGAGCCAGATCAACGACCTGTCAATCATGGTCAAGGAAATCAACGACGTATGTCAGGGCAGGGGAGAGAAGCCTGTGTACCTGTCCCTCCCAAGACCTGGG ATATGTCCAGCTATGCCTCCT AAACATGGGACAAATTCCCGAGGATTACGCCCAGTAAAGCTGGATGCTGAG gAACAAGCAAAAATAGCTAAACTTGGTCTGGAAATGAAATTGATTACATCAGAAATGGATGCAGAAACTGACAAGTGGGAGGAACCTGATAATGATATCGTCAAGAGGGCCAAAAACATGTCCAGTATGGCCTTCTCCATGTACCTGTTTACCCGGGGGGAGGGGCCACTCAAAACCACCCAGGATCTCTTCATCCAGGCTGAGTACTTCTCTGAGGAAGGCACCAAACTGTACAAAACTGTCAGGGACTTTAGTGATAAG GTGCCTCTGTGTGTCCACCGTGAGGAGCTGATGACAAACCTGGAGCGGATCCCCGCTTGCTGTCAGCAGCTCCACTCCATACTGCGGACTCAGACCAGTGGGAAAACGGCAACCTTCAACAAG GTTGACAATGCAATCCAAGAAACCAAGAACTTGATGAACATTATTGCTAAAGTTGTGACAACCTCATTTGTCTGTGCAACTAAG TACAACATAGACTATCGAAAATCTCCCGGGTCAAGTCGACGGTGGAGAAGTTCAGGTGAGGCACGGTCCACGGCCAGCAGTGATAACGAGTCAATGTACAGTAGTTCTATGTCCGACGGACTGAACAAGAGCTCCTGCTCCAATAAACAGTTCTCGGCCAGCAACACAAGCCTAGACCGACAACCCTCAGGTTCAAACCTAGATCCTTCCTCTCACTGA
- the LOC105333161 gene encoding alpha-catulin isoform X1, protein MAGPQVNDARLSLEIRTKSVEQTLIPLVTQITTLVNHKERPRVTEKTTQALVRVGQAVCLAVERFVSVGQTIATENPEISADMCQACAEARNAGTSIQHLTSVDATSHTNSQQFAEKTAMVRAARQLLSAVTKVLLLADKVIVKQLLISKNKVSNTLNELYSVTTFTDFVNCFSQFGNEMVELAHLTGDRQNDLKSDKHRAQMGAARAVLEKSTMMLLPSCKVCLRHPDCETAKQNREGVFKLMRGALSMIHYIVMDEGAGQANGHVSPVHNGDSGIGLDNAHSACKAFKEFEDQVEMIRMTGVTASCKEKLTGALEILVETTQDFTDSAYTSHQHRESILQTCDRLKSEMSVLLRISKNQRNSNNPSPEMEKAILRTLTAAKSLNKQLQDTAMDQASELFKANEDHEILKHLKAAGGSGDQQRVAEMTVKFEEHMQQLEEVCKLFRHIATNEQLVIAAEHNEFVLKNLGPLSLLSAQTLSQYPGSKITQENLDMFADSWESQINDLSIMVKEINDVCQGRGEKPVYLSLPRPGICPAMPPKHGTNSRGLRPVKLDAEEQAKIAKLGLEMKLITSEMDAETDKWEEPDNDIVKRAKNMSSMAFSMYLFTRGEGPLKTTQDLFIQAEYFSEEGTKLYKTVRDFSDKVPLCVHREELMTNLERIPACCQQLHSILRTQTSGKTATFNKVDNAIQETKNLMNIIAKVVTTSFVCATKYNIDYRKSPGSSRRWRSSGEARSTASSDNESMYSSSMSDGLNKSSCSNKQFSASNTSLDRQPSGSNLDPSSH, encoded by the exons ATGGCTGGACCTCAAGTAAATGATGCTCGGTTGTCTTTGGAAATACGCACAAAGTCCGTGGAGCAAACCTTGATTCCCCTAGTTACTCAG ATAACAACGCTGGTAAACCACAAGGAGAGACCCAGAGTAACAGAGAAAACCACACAAGCCCTGGTCAGGGTGGGGCAGGCGGTGTGTCTGGCGGTGGAGAGGTTTGTGTCAGTGGGACAGACCATTGCCACAGAGAACCCGGAGATCAGTGCGGACATGTGCCAGGCCTGTGCAGAGGCTAGAAATGCAG GCACCAGCATCCAACACCTGACATCAGTCGATGCCACATCACACACTAATAGCCAACAGTTTGCTGAGAAGACGGCCATGGTCAGGGCAGCTCGCCAGTTACTGTCAGCAGTCACCAAAGTCTTGCTCCTTGCTGATAAAGTCATTGTCAAGCAGCTTCTTATATCTAAGAACAAG GTATCCAATACCCTGAATGAGCTGTATTCTGTCACCACATTCACAGACTTTGTCAACTGCTTCTCACAGTTTGGGAACGAGATGGTGGAACTGGCCCATCTCACCGGAGATAGGCAGAAT GATTTGAAGAGTGATAAACACAGGGCCCAGATGGGAGCGGCCCGAGCTGTCCTGGAGAAATCCACCATGATGTTGCTGCCATCCTGTAAG GTCTGCCTAAGGCACCCCGACTGTGAGACAGCCAAGCAGAACAGGGAGGGAGTGTTTAAATTGATGAGAGGGGCCCTCAGCATGATTCACTACATTGTCATGGATGAGGGAGCGGGCCAGGCCAATGGCCATGTGTCACCGGTCCATAATGGGGATTCTGGGATAGGGCTTGACAATGCCCACTCTGCTTGTAAAGCTTTCAAAGAGTTTGAG GATCAGGTTGAGATGATTCGGATGACAGGTGTAACAGCAAGCTGTAAGGAGAAACTGACTGGTGCCTTAGAAATCCTAGTGGAGACCACTCAGGACTTCACAGACTCCGCTTACACCTCCCATCAGCACCGCGAGTCCATCCTACAGACCTGTGACAGGCTCAAGTCAGAAATGAGTGTCCTGCTCAGAATTAGTAAG AATCAGAGAAATTCCAACAATCCGAGTCCCGAGATGGAGAAGGCCATCTTAAGAACCCTAACTGCTGCTAAATCTCTCAACAAACAG CTCCAAGATACTGCGATGGACCAAGCCTCGGAACTTTTTAAAGCCAACGAGGATCACGAGATTCTGAAGCACTTGAAGGCTGCAGGGGGGAGCGGGGATCAGCAGAGAGTGGCAGAGATGACCGTCAAATTTGAAGAGCACATGCAACAGCTTGAGGAG GTGTGCAAATTATTCCGACACATTGCTACAAATGAACAGTTGGTTATCGCAGCAGAACACAATGAATTTGTGTTGAAGAACTTGGGACCACTG TCCCTGCTGTCAGCCCAGACCCTCTCCCAGTACCCCGGCAGTAAGATCACCCAGGAGAATCTGGACATGTTCGCTGACTCCTGGGAGAGCCAGATCAACGACCTGTCAATCATGGTCAAGGAAATCAACGACGTATGTCAGGGCAGGGGAGAGAAGCCTGTGTACCTGTCCCTCCCAAGACCTGGG ATATGTCCAGCTATGCCTCCT AAACATGGGACAAATTCCCGAGGATTACGCCCAGTAAAGCTGGATGCTGAG gAACAAGCAAAAATAGCTAAACTTGGTCTGGAAATGAAATTGATTACATCAGAAATGGATGCAGAAACTGACAAGTGGGAGGAACCTGATAATGATATCGTCAAGAGGGCCAAAAACATGTCCAGTATGGCCTTCTCCATGTACCTGTTTACCCGGGGGGAGGGGCCACTCAAAACCACCCAGGATCTCTTCATCCAGGCTGAGTACTTCTCTGAGGAAGGCACCAAACTGTACAAAACTGTCAGGGACTTTAGTGATAAG GTGCCTCTGTGTGTCCACCGTGAGGAGCTGATGACAAACCTGGAGCGGATCCCCGCTTGCTGTCAGCAGCTCCACTCCATACTGCGGACTCAGACCAGTGGGAAAACGGCAACCTTCAACAAG GTTGACAATGCAATCCAAGAAACCAAGAACTTGATGAACATTATTGCTAAAGTTGTGACAACCTCATTTGTCTGTGCAACTAAG TACAACATAGACTATCGAAAATCTCCCGGGTCAAGTCGACGGTGGAGAAGTTCAGGTGAGGCACGGTCCACGGCCAGCAGTGATAACGAGTCAATGTACAGTAGTTCTATGTCCGACGGACTGAACAAGAGCTCCTGCTCCAATAAACAGTTCTCGGCCAGCAACACAAGCCTAGACCGACAACCCTCAGGTTCAAACCTAGATCCTTCCTCTCACTGA
- the LOC105333160 gene encoding uncharacterized protein isoform X2: MGELCLDSKKALQMLKPVSSIGPELDHLEADRNIPSDPLDYRKRRTIRLMKKNESWGFTIQTYGFKNKKTGEIEVYTYVDYVDLNGPASIAGMRRGDIILSVNGKSVEFATHQELVSVIQSCKEEARMVVLFVDCCKKVELHDRLIKLKKLLSEKIKELRNVEMKERELLDGLCTMRGLERFDHSRQSIYSNRSSDSSLDRISILTLNSSTIYNLPNTVTLHLNTSNSSSPTSKSFCDDQSDCTDDGEMFADVSFADDSDGDSGYSYDEVPHLERKNTVIEREKPFVEVRERRGTLVAPVCECIEDSICQFCKVREISESSMTLADDSDVSTPVQDTTSCLDSICIQNINSSSKSDPEEISEANEVEGCLHESGERDEMTPTNSDQICASNRLEQCSAKPDLDNKNLSLSNPDEMEQSSCNTSTNENLTSLNPDQIHGSDVPEQSNDSEHVDETDGACCLPAGQVEQQESPNAESEEPPDDATWDFPFWTEGAVVINLDDEKTKL, translated from the exons ATGGGTGAATTATGTTTGGATAGCAAG AAGGCGCTGCAAATGCTTAAACCTGTGTCCTCTATTGGGCCGGAGTTGGACCATTTGGAGGCAGATCGAAACATTCCTTCGGACCCTCTGGATTATCGAAAAAGACGAACCATCCGCCTGATGAAGAAAAATGAATCCTGGGGATTCACCATTCAG ACATATggatttaaaaacaagaaaaccGGAGAAATAGAGGTTTATACATACGTAGATTATGTTGATTTAAATGGACCAGCAAGCATTGCAGGCATGAGAAGAG GGGACATAATTCTGTCAGTGAATGGGAAGAGTGTTGAATTTGCCACCCATCAGGAGTTGGTGTCCGTTATCCAGTCCTGTAAAGAAGAGGCAAG AATGGTTGTGCTATTTGTGGACTGTTGTAAAAAGGTTGAACTTCATGACAGACTGATCAAATTAAAG AAACTGCTCAGTGAGAAGATTAAAGAGCTCAGGAATGTAGAGATGAAGGAGAGAGAACTCTTAGATG GACTTTGCACTATGCGGGGCCTAGAGAGATTTGATCACTCCAGACAGAGTATTTACAGCAATAGGTCTAGCGATTCAAGTCTGGACAGAATCAGCATCCTAACGCTCAACAGCAGCACCATTTATAACCTTCCAAACACCGTCACTCTTCACCTCAACACCTCCAATTCATCCTCCCCGACATCGAAGAGCTTCTGTGATGATCAGAGTGACTGTACCGATGATGGTGAAATGTTCGCTGACGTGAGTTTTGCAGATGATTCGGATGGAGACTCGGGATATTCGTACGATGAGGTTCCCCACTTAGAGAGGAAAAATACTGTGATTGAGCGAGAGAAACCGTTTGTTGAAGTGAGAGAGAGGCGAGGAACATTAGTGGCACCTGTCTGTGAGTGTATAGAGGACAGCATTTGTCAGTTTTGTAAAGTAAGGGAGATTTCCGAATCCAGTATGACTTTAGCTGATGATTCAGATGTTTCTACTCCAGTTCAGGATACAACAAGTTGTTTAGATTCCATATGTATCCAGAATATAAACTCTTCATCGAAGTCCGATCCTGAGGAAATAAGTGAAGCTAATGAAGTAGAGGGATGTTTACATGAATCGGGTGAAAGAGATGAAATGACTCCAACTAATTCAGATCAGATCTGCGCATCTAACAGACTAGAACAGTGCTCAGCAAAACCTGACCTCGATAATAAAAATCTTTCTCTTTCAAATCCAGATGAAATGGAGCAGAGCTCATGTAATACTAGTACTAATGAAAATCTGACTTCACTCAATCCAGATCAGATCCATGGATCTGATGTTCCTGAACAGTCAAATGACAGTGAACATGTGGATGAGACTGATGGTGCTTGTTGTCTACCTGCCGGTCAGGTAGAACAACAGGAATCACCCAACGCCGAGTCAGAAGAACCCCCTGATGATGCAACTTGGGATTTCCCTTTCTGGACAGAGGGAGCCGTGGTTATCAATCTGGATGATGAGAAAActaaactttga
- the LOC105333161 gene encoding alpha-catulin isoform X2, protein MAGPQVNDARLSLEIRTKSVEQTLIPLVTQITTLVNHKERPRVTEKTTQALVRVGQAVCLAVERFVSVGQTIATENPEISADMCQACAEARNAGTSIQHLTSVDATSHTNSQQFAEKTAMVRAARQLLSAVTKVLLLADKVIVKQLLISKNKVSNTLNELYSVTTFTDFVNCFSQFGNEMVELAHLTGDRQNDLKSDKHRAQMGAARAVLEKSTMMLLPSCKVCLRHPDCETAKQNREGVFKLMRGALSMIHYIVMDEGAGQANGHVSPVHNGDSGIGLDNAHSACKAFKEFEDQVEMIRMTGVTASCKEKLTGALEILVETTQDFTDSAYTSHQHRESILQTCDRLKSEMSVLLRISKNQRNSNNPSPEMEKAILRTLTAAKSLNKQLQDTAMDQASELFKANEDHEILKHLKAAGGSGDQQRVAEMTVKFEEHMQQLEEVCKLFRHIATNEQLVIAAEHNEFVLKNLGPLSLLSAQTLSQYPGSKITQENLDMFADSWESQINDLSIMVKEINDVCQGRGEKPVYLSLPRPGKHGTNSRGLRPVKLDAEEQAKIAKLGLEMKLITSEMDAETDKWEEPDNDIVKRAKNMSSMAFSMYLFTRGEGPLKTTQDLFIQAEYFSEEGTKLYKTVRDFSDKVPLCVHREELMTNLERIPACCQQLHSILRTQTSGKTATFNKVDNAIQETKNLMNIIAKVVTTSFVCATKYNIDYRKSPGSSRRWRSSGEARSTASSDNESMYSSSMSDGLNKSSCSNKQFSASNTSLDRQPSGSNLDPSSH, encoded by the exons ATGGCTGGACCTCAAGTAAATGATGCTCGGTTGTCTTTGGAAATACGCACAAAGTCCGTGGAGCAAACCTTGATTCCCCTAGTTACTCAG ATAACAACGCTGGTAAACCACAAGGAGAGACCCAGAGTAACAGAGAAAACCACACAAGCCCTGGTCAGGGTGGGGCAGGCGGTGTGTCTGGCGGTGGAGAGGTTTGTGTCAGTGGGACAGACCATTGCCACAGAGAACCCGGAGATCAGTGCGGACATGTGCCAGGCCTGTGCAGAGGCTAGAAATGCAG GCACCAGCATCCAACACCTGACATCAGTCGATGCCACATCACACACTAATAGCCAACAGTTTGCTGAGAAGACGGCCATGGTCAGGGCAGCTCGCCAGTTACTGTCAGCAGTCACCAAAGTCTTGCTCCTTGCTGATAAAGTCATTGTCAAGCAGCTTCTTATATCTAAGAACAAG GTATCCAATACCCTGAATGAGCTGTATTCTGTCACCACATTCACAGACTTTGTCAACTGCTTCTCACAGTTTGGGAACGAGATGGTGGAACTGGCCCATCTCACCGGAGATAGGCAGAAT GATTTGAAGAGTGATAAACACAGGGCCCAGATGGGAGCGGCCCGAGCTGTCCTGGAGAAATCCACCATGATGTTGCTGCCATCCTGTAAG GTCTGCCTAAGGCACCCCGACTGTGAGACAGCCAAGCAGAACAGGGAGGGAGTGTTTAAATTGATGAGAGGGGCCCTCAGCATGATTCACTACATTGTCATGGATGAGGGAGCGGGCCAGGCCAATGGCCATGTGTCACCGGTCCATAATGGGGATTCTGGGATAGGGCTTGACAATGCCCACTCTGCTTGTAAAGCTTTCAAAGAGTTTGAG GATCAGGTTGAGATGATTCGGATGACAGGTGTAACAGCAAGCTGTAAGGAGAAACTGACTGGTGCCTTAGAAATCCTAGTGGAGACCACTCAGGACTTCACAGACTCCGCTTACACCTCCCATCAGCACCGCGAGTCCATCCTACAGACCTGTGACAGGCTCAAGTCAGAAATGAGTGTCCTGCTCAGAATTAGTAAG AATCAGAGAAATTCCAACAATCCGAGTCCCGAGATGGAGAAGGCCATCTTAAGAACCCTAACTGCTGCTAAATCTCTCAACAAACAG CTCCAAGATACTGCGATGGACCAAGCCTCGGAACTTTTTAAAGCCAACGAGGATCACGAGATTCTGAAGCACTTGAAGGCTGCAGGGGGGAGCGGGGATCAGCAGAGAGTGGCAGAGATGACCGTCAAATTTGAAGAGCACATGCAACAGCTTGAGGAG GTGTGCAAATTATTCCGACACATTGCTACAAATGAACAGTTGGTTATCGCAGCAGAACACAATGAATTTGTGTTGAAGAACTTGGGACCACTG TCCCTGCTGTCAGCCCAGACCCTCTCCCAGTACCCCGGCAGTAAGATCACCCAGGAGAATCTGGACATGTTCGCTGACTCCTGGGAGAGCCAGATCAACGACCTGTCAATCATGGTCAAGGAAATCAACGACGTATGTCAGGGCAGGGGAGAGAAGCCTGTGTACCTGTCCCTCCCAAGACCTGGG AAACATGGGACAAATTCCCGAGGATTACGCCCAGTAAAGCTGGATGCTGAG gAACAAGCAAAAATAGCTAAACTTGGTCTGGAAATGAAATTGATTACATCAGAAATGGATGCAGAAACTGACAAGTGGGAGGAACCTGATAATGATATCGTCAAGAGGGCCAAAAACATGTCCAGTATGGCCTTCTCCATGTACCTGTTTACCCGGGGGGAGGGGCCACTCAAAACCACCCAGGATCTCTTCATCCAGGCTGAGTACTTCTCTGAGGAAGGCACCAAACTGTACAAAACTGTCAGGGACTTTAGTGATAAG GTGCCTCTGTGTGTCCACCGTGAGGAGCTGATGACAAACCTGGAGCGGATCCCCGCTTGCTGTCAGCAGCTCCACTCCATACTGCGGACTCAGACCAGTGGGAAAACGGCAACCTTCAACAAG GTTGACAATGCAATCCAAGAAACCAAGAACTTGATGAACATTATTGCTAAAGTTGTGACAACCTCATTTGTCTGTGCAACTAAG TACAACATAGACTATCGAAAATCTCCCGGGTCAAGTCGACGGTGGAGAAGTTCAGGTGAGGCACGGTCCACGGCCAGCAGTGATAACGAGTCAATGTACAGTAGTTCTATGTCCGACGGACTGAACAAGAGCTCCTGCTCCAATAAACAGTTCTCGGCCAGCAACACAAGCCTAGACCGACAACCCTCAGGTTCAAACCTAGATCCTTCCTCTCACTGA
- the LOC105333160 gene encoding uncharacterized protein isoform X1, translating to MDLKTLEIQPAVKKKKALQMLKPVSSIGPELDHLEADRNIPSDPLDYRKRRTIRLMKKNESWGFTIQTYGFKNKKTGEIEVYTYVDYVDLNGPASIAGMRRGDIILSVNGKSVEFATHQELVSVIQSCKEEARMVVLFVDCCKKVELHDRLIKLKKLLSEKIKELRNVEMKERELLDGLCTMRGLERFDHSRQSIYSNRSSDSSLDRISILTLNSSTIYNLPNTVTLHLNTSNSSSPTSKSFCDDQSDCTDDGEMFADVSFADDSDGDSGYSYDEVPHLERKNTVIEREKPFVEVRERRGTLVAPVCECIEDSICQFCKVREISESSMTLADDSDVSTPVQDTTSCLDSICIQNINSSSKSDPEEISEANEVEGCLHESGERDEMTPTNSDQICASNRLEQCSAKPDLDNKNLSLSNPDEMEQSSCNTSTNENLTSLNPDQIHGSDVPEQSNDSEHVDETDGACCLPAGQVEQQESPNAESEEPPDDATWDFPFWTEGAVVINLDDEKTKL from the exons ATGGATTTGAAAACTTTGGAAATACAACCAGCTGTGAAGAAAAAG AAGGCGCTGCAAATGCTTAAACCTGTGTCCTCTATTGGGCCGGAGTTGGACCATTTGGAGGCAGATCGAAACATTCCTTCGGACCCTCTGGATTATCGAAAAAGACGAACCATCCGCCTGATGAAGAAAAATGAATCCTGGGGATTCACCATTCAG ACATATggatttaaaaacaagaaaaccGGAGAAATAGAGGTTTATACATACGTAGATTATGTTGATTTAAATGGACCAGCAAGCATTGCAGGCATGAGAAGAG GGGACATAATTCTGTCAGTGAATGGGAAGAGTGTTGAATTTGCCACCCATCAGGAGTTGGTGTCCGTTATCCAGTCCTGTAAAGAAGAGGCAAG AATGGTTGTGCTATTTGTGGACTGTTGTAAAAAGGTTGAACTTCATGACAGACTGATCAAATTAAAG AAACTGCTCAGTGAGAAGATTAAAGAGCTCAGGAATGTAGAGATGAAGGAGAGAGAACTCTTAGATG GACTTTGCACTATGCGGGGCCTAGAGAGATTTGATCACTCCAGACAGAGTATTTACAGCAATAGGTCTAGCGATTCAAGTCTGGACAGAATCAGCATCCTAACGCTCAACAGCAGCACCATTTATAACCTTCCAAACACCGTCACTCTTCACCTCAACACCTCCAATTCATCCTCCCCGACATCGAAGAGCTTCTGTGATGATCAGAGTGACTGTACCGATGATGGTGAAATGTTCGCTGACGTGAGTTTTGCAGATGATTCGGATGGAGACTCGGGATATTCGTACGATGAGGTTCCCCACTTAGAGAGGAAAAATACTGTGATTGAGCGAGAGAAACCGTTTGTTGAAGTGAGAGAGAGGCGAGGAACATTAGTGGCACCTGTCTGTGAGTGTATAGAGGACAGCATTTGTCAGTTTTGTAAAGTAAGGGAGATTTCCGAATCCAGTATGACTTTAGCTGATGATTCAGATGTTTCTACTCCAGTTCAGGATACAACAAGTTGTTTAGATTCCATATGTATCCAGAATATAAACTCTTCATCGAAGTCCGATCCTGAGGAAATAAGTGAAGCTAATGAAGTAGAGGGATGTTTACATGAATCGGGTGAAAGAGATGAAATGACTCCAACTAATTCAGATCAGATCTGCGCATCTAACAGACTAGAACAGTGCTCAGCAAAACCTGACCTCGATAATAAAAATCTTTCTCTTTCAAATCCAGATGAAATGGAGCAGAGCTCATGTAATACTAGTACTAATGAAAATCTGACTTCACTCAATCCAGATCAGATCCATGGATCTGATGTTCCTGAACAGTCAAATGACAGTGAACATGTGGATGAGACTGATGGTGCTTGTTGTCTACCTGCCGGTCAGGTAGAACAACAGGAATCACCCAACGCCGAGTCAGAAGAACCCCCTGATGATGCAACTTGGGATTTCCCTTTCTGGACAGAGGGAGCCGTGGTTATCAATCTGGATGATGAGAAAActaaactttga